One part of the Thermococcus litoralis DSM 5473 genome encodes these proteins:
- a CDS encoding [protein ADP-ribosylglutamate] hydrolase: MELNFGSLTFKVAQGDITRFPAEAIVNAANKYLEHGGGVAYAIAKVAAGDVREYIRISKEAMKEQIGRNWIEHGEVVVTPAMKMEQYGIKYVIHTVGPYCGGKWDEDKKEKLKKAILGALRKAEELGVKSIAFPAISAGIYGCPFEEVVKTFVEMVKEFSEEAKSVKEVYLVLYSKKDYERALKTLTV; this comes from the coding sequence ATGGAGCTGAATTTTGGGTCTCTCACATTTAAAGTTGCCCAAGGAGATATAACCCGCTTTCCGGCTGAGGCAATTGTCAATGCTGCGAACAAATATCTCGAACACGGTGGTGGGGTTGCCTACGCAATAGCAAAAGTGGCTGCTGGGGATGTTAGAGAATACATAAGGATAAGCAAAGAAGCCATGAAAGAGCAGATTGGAAGAAACTGGATCGAGCATGGGGAAGTTGTTGTAACACCTGCAATGAAAATGGAGCAGTATGGCATAAAGTACGTCATCCACACCGTTGGGCCTTACTGTGGTGGTAAATGGGATGAGGATAAGAAGGAAAAGCTCAAGAAGGCTATTCTCGGGGCGCTGAGGAAGGCGGAAGAGTTGGGGGTCAAGAGCATAGCCTTCCCGGCTATAAGTGCTGGCATCTATGGCTGTCCCTTTGAAGAGGTTGTGAAGACTTTTGTCGAGATGGTAAAGGAGTTTTCGGAAGAAGCGAAAAGCGTTAAGGAAGTTTATCTGGTGCTGTACTCTAAGAAGGATTACGAGAGGGCTTTGAAGACTTTGACGGTTTAA
- the nucS gene encoding endonuclease NucS produces MKVEAKLNPTYEEIVDIFNRALSKEAIVNIFAHCRVFYDGRAKSELGPGDRVILIKPDGSFLIHQKEKREPVNWQPPGSSVGLEVKEDKIFLRSIRRKPREILEVELLNVYLISYFQAEDYEELALTGSEAEMADLIFENPSLIEDGFKPLFKEKPIKHGIVDVLGVDKEGNIVILELKRRRADLHAVSQLKRYVEAMREEHEKVRGILVAPSLTSGAKKLLEKEGLEFRKLTPPKRGKSKRGRQKTLFD; encoded by the coding sequence ATGAAAGTAGAGGCAAAGCTGAACCCAACTTACGAAGAGATCGTGGATATTTTCAACCGGGCCCTTTCAAAAGAGGCTATAGTAAATATTTTTGCCCATTGTAGGGTTTTTTACGATGGAAGGGCCAAGAGTGAACTCGGCCCGGGTGATAGGGTTATATTAATAAAGCCTGATGGCTCCTTTTTAATTCACCAAAAGGAAAAGCGAGAGCCTGTCAATTGGCAACCCCCTGGGAGCTCTGTCGGGCTTGAAGTAAAAGAAGACAAGATATTCCTAAGGAGCATCCGGCGAAAGCCTCGGGAAATTCTTGAAGTGGAGCTCCTTAACGTTTACCTTATATCCTATTTTCAGGCGGAAGACTATGAGGAGTTAGCATTAACGGGTAGTGAAGCTGAAATGGCGGATCTAATCTTTGAGAACCCTTCGCTTATTGAAGACGGCTTTAAACCGTTATTTAAAGAGAAGCCCATAAAGCATGGAATCGTGGACGTTCTTGGAGTGGACAAAGAGGGAAACATTGTTATCCTTGAGCTCAAGCGCAGGAGGGCTGATTTACATGCTGTCAGCCAGTTAAAGAGATATGTCGAGGCTATGAGGGAAGAGCATGAAAAAGTGCGCGGCATTTTGGTTGCTCCCTCTCTAACTTCCGGTGCCAAAAAACTTTTGGAAAAAGAAGGGTTGGAGTTTAGAAAGCTGACCCCTCCAAAAAGAGGAAAATCCAAAAGGGGAAGGCAAAAAACTCTTTTTGACTAG
- a CDS encoding proteasome assembly chaperone family protein: protein MQKPVELILPKIERPIFIEGYPGIGLVGHIAANFIAKELNMEMIGYVESPFLPPMSLILEGKPNPPLRFYGKDNIIIAVADIYIPPTLVNEIAKEIVGYLKENNAEKVISLGGMGIGFFKEQMEVWGVGGSEEENKDLEKLGVKILKYGSIMGMSGKLLWEASKERLKAYALLGETFGDRPDPRAAANVIEILKNLAPIEISTEPLLKEAQMIEEQLRKMHEQMESARRRAEKEYESVYL, encoded by the coding sequence ATGCAAAAGCCAGTTGAGTTGATACTTCCAAAAATTGAAAGGCCCATTTTTATTGAAGGATATCCCGGGATTGGGCTCGTGGGACATATAGCCGCTAATTTTATAGCAAAAGAACTCAACATGGAAATGATAGGCTACGTGGAGAGCCCGTTTTTACCACCAATGTCTCTAATTCTGGAAGGCAAACCAAATCCGCCGTTAAGATTCTATGGGAAGGACAATATTATCATAGCCGTTGCAGATATATACATTCCTCCAACCTTAGTAAACGAGATAGCAAAAGAAATCGTTGGCTACCTAAAAGAAAACAATGCTGAGAAGGTAATTTCACTTGGCGGCATGGGGATTGGCTTTTTCAAAGAACAAATGGAAGTCTGGGGCGTAGGTGGGAGTGAAGAGGAGAACAAGGATTTGGAAAAATTGGGGGTCAAGATACTGAAATACGGCTCCATAATGGGGATGAGCGGAAAGCTGTTGTGGGAAGCGAGTAAAGAAAGACTCAAAGCGTATGCCCTTTTGGGAGAGACCTTCGGCGATAGACCTGATCCAAGGGCAGCAGCAAATGTAATTGAGATACTCAAAAACCTCGCCCCAATAGAGATTTCAACAGAGCCTTTACTCAAGGAAGCGCAGATGATAGAGGAGCAGCTAAGAAAAATGCACGAACAAATGGAGTCCGCTAGAAGAAGGGCTGAAAAAGAATACGAAAGCGTTTATCTGTGA
- a CDS encoding Lrp/AsnC family transcriptional regulator: MYNLISREELEFLINLLDKYPLESINNIAKKENIIYAKLKKLFDKYYGPSKSVTVSASISIAKLGLMSYVAFLSVPRENIKPTIAKMYRNPFIPVAVPFFGFINGVSTVMYIPLEQRDKIDELLSRYSPNYEYYEAHAYPPRKVEFGKWEFSYDYALLLDILKRDARTPMKEIEEALGKKRPTIRYMINRLKELGILRGFMTVVNEEAYNRGFCGIARSLSKEFLDKFKEHEIMIGVIKPAGYLIEWYFSSEEDIYQKILEFSKYVDRFGIYYFDMFDFGIRGFSFSKAVKKDGKGYHSILDFD, translated from the coding sequence GTGTACAATTTGATCAGCAGGGAAGAGTTGGAGTTTCTAATAAACCTGCTGGACAAATACCCGCTCGAAAGCATTAACAACATAGCTAAAAAAGAAAACATCATCTATGCAAAGCTCAAAAAGCTCTTTGACAAATATTACGGACCATCCAAAAGCGTCACTGTATCTGCCTCCATAAGCATAGCCAAACTCGGCCTCATGAGCTACGTGGCATTTCTATCGGTTCCAAGAGAGAACATAAAACCCACAATCGCCAAAATGTACCGCAACCCTTTCATTCCCGTTGCAGTTCCGTTTTTTGGTTTTATAAATGGGGTTTCCACAGTAATGTACATTCCTCTAGAGCAGAGGGACAAAATAGACGAACTGCTGTCAAGGTATTCCCCAAATTATGAATACTACGAGGCACATGCTTATCCTCCAAGGAAAGTGGAGTTTGGGAAGTGGGAGTTTAGCTATGACTACGCCCTCTTGCTCGATATCTTAAAAAGAGATGCAAGAACACCGATGAAGGAAATAGAAGAAGCCCTAGGAAAAAAGAGACCAACAATAAGGTACATGATAAACAGGCTCAAGGAGTTAGGAATACTAAGGGGCTTTATGACCGTGGTCAACGAAGAAGCCTACAACAGAGGGTTCTGTGGAATAGCAAGATCTCTCAGCAAAGAATTTTTAGATAAGTTCAAAGAGCATGAGATAATGATCGGGGTAATAAAGCCCGCGGGCTATCTCATAGAATGGTACTTCTCAAGTGAAGAGGACATATACCAAAAAATTCTTGAATTCAGTAAGTACGTTGATAGGTTTGGCATATACTATTTTGACATGTTTGATTTCGGGATAAGGGGATTTTCGTTTTCCAAAGCAGTGAAAAAGGACGGAAAAGGGTACCACTCTATTCTGGATTTTGATTAA
- a CDS encoding SPASM domain-containing protein, with amino-acid sequence MDSSDHWKFSVNRLKIATVAKPPWSYKSHNGKLERIILSLGSGKGKFSEICGIPRSLGCIGNNRFILRDEKIGIEEIERVVKEFTRLGGREIYLVNYDEVEELIEISRHISASFPGDVFTTIRIEDIDALDPVEGLKVIVEMEYSEDALSELEHLKWAHGALIMARYTEYTELLQQKVEFPGEVYVDILFPGSLKNVEFNLFEVKKLLPSSPNKYHSCLAGTIAIAADGYITPCPLLRNFVVGNIRKDKLWYLPRRKVLNQFWTLTKDNITLCRSCPFKYTCHDCRALEYQASGDIHGIEYCEFLGIKVNQNPE; translated from the coding sequence ATGGATAGTAGCGATCATTGGAAGTTTAGTGTCAATAGATTAAAGATTGCAACTGTGGCAAAGCCGCCGTGGAGCTATAAATCCCATAATGGAAAACTGGAAAGGATTATTCTAAGCCTAGGCAGTGGAAAAGGAAAATTCTCGGAGATTTGTGGTATTCCCCGTTCTCTCGGCTGCATAGGGAACAACAGGTTCATCTTGAGAGACGAGAAAATAGGGATAGAAGAAATTGAAAGGGTGGTTAAAGAGTTTACAAGACTGGGCGGTCGGGAGATATACTTGGTGAACTATGACGAAGTTGAAGAGTTAATTGAAATTTCAAGGCATATCTCGGCAAGCTTTCCTGGAGATGTTTTTACCACGATTAGAATTGAAGACATCGATGCCCTTGATCCGGTGGAAGGCTTAAAGGTGATAGTGGAGATGGAATATTCGGAAGATGCTCTCTCGGAACTGGAACATCTAAAATGGGCTCATGGAGCACTGATAATGGCAAGGTATACGGAATACACTGAGCTTCTTCAGCAAAAAGTTGAGTTTCCTGGAGAAGTTTATGTGGATATCCTTTTTCCGGGCTCACTAAAAAACGTTGAGTTTAACCTGTTTGAGGTTAAGAAGCTCTTGCCTTCCTCTCCAAACAAGTACCACAGTTGCTTGGCTGGTACGATCGCTATAGCTGCAGATGGTTACATAACTCCCTGCCCCTTGCTGAGGAATTTCGTGGTTGGCAACATAAGAAAGGATAAACTCTGGTACCTGCCTAGAAGAAAAGTTCTAAATCAGTTTTGGACACTCACCAAAGATAATATAACTCTCTGTCGCTCGTGTCCATTTAAATACACGTGCCACGACTGCAGGGCGCTTGAATATCAAGCATCTGGAGATATCCATGGTATAGAATACTGTGAATTTTTGGGGATTAAAGTTAATCAAAATCCAGAATAG
- a CDS encoding DUF473 domain-containing protein: MELLVLGGIARRTLDQLLRNPYRTVEVRSARNVIVTRKLKPGERVFLTYETPQDITRGTEGIIAEVLKIEEMEQRIPWEESDEREITVCRIQLRLVGLGKVIEVSSEDNAMKVKVREMLPQEMAMG, translated from the coding sequence ATGGAACTCCTTGTACTTGGTGGGATAGCCCGGAGAACCCTTGATCAACTTTTAAGAAACCCTTATAGAACAGTAGAGGTGAGGAGTGCAAGAAACGTTATTGTCACTCGAAAATTAAAGCCAGGAGAAAGGGTATTCTTAACCTATGAAACCCCCCAAGACATAACTCGCGGAACAGAGGGGATAATAGCAGAAGTGTTAAAGATAGAAGAGATGGAACAGAGAATACCCTGGGAAGAGAGTGATGAGCGGGAAATTACCGTATGCAGAATACAGCTAAGGCTTGTGGGACTGGGGAAGGTAATTGAGGTCTCAAGCGAAGACAACGCAATGAAAGTAAAAGTTAGAGAAATGCTTCCACAGGAAATGGCAATGGGCTAG
- a CDS encoding amidohydrolase family protein has translation MSILIKNGYVIYGENLDVIRADVYIEGNRISKVGKNLNIGADYVIDARGKVISPGFINAHTHSPMVLLRGLADDLPLMEWLQSYVWPMERKLKPEHIYWGALLGIIEMIKSGTTAFVDMYFHMEGVAKASEEAGIRAYLSYGMVDLGDEEKRNAEIKETLKLLEFIEKLDSSRIEFFFGPHAPYTCSPELLKWVREKADESKKRITIHINETKDEVKQIKEKYGKTPVEFLDELGFLKSDVTAAHGVWLTDREIEILAKKGVTIVHNPASNMKLGSGVMPLEKLLRAGVNIALGTDGAASNNNLDMIEEMKLVSLLHKVHNLNPTLADARTVFKMATQNGAKALNLDAGAIKEGALADIVVIDFNKPHLRPITNIISHIVYSANGNDVETTIIDGEIVMLDGEVLTIDEEKALDKVQKIVDELR, from the coding sequence ATGAGCATCCTCATAAAGAATGGCTACGTAATATACGGCGAGAACCTTGATGTTATCAGGGCTGATGTTTACATTGAAGGGAACAGAATTTCCAAAGTTGGGAAAAACCTCAATATCGGGGCGGATTATGTAATTGACGCTAGGGGAAAAGTCATTTCTCCGGGATTTATAAACGCTCACACACACTCCCCAATGGTTCTCCTGAGGGGTCTTGCTGATGACCTGCCCCTTATGGAATGGCTTCAGAGCTACGTCTGGCCAATGGAAAGAAAGCTCAAGCCGGAACATATTTACTGGGGTGCCCTCCTCGGGATTATTGAGATGATAAAGAGTGGAACAACAGCTTTTGTTGACATGTATTTCCACATGGAAGGGGTTGCAAAGGCCTCTGAGGAGGCTGGAATAAGAGCTTATCTGAGCTACGGCATGGTGGATCTTGGAGATGAAGAAAAGAGGAATGCTGAGATCAAAGAAACTCTCAAACTCTTGGAGTTTATCGAGAAGTTAGATTCTTCAAGGATAGAGTTCTTCTTTGGGCCCCACGCTCCTTACACCTGCTCTCCAGAGCTTTTGAAATGGGTCAGAGAAAAAGCCGATGAAAGTAAAAAGAGAATAACGATACACATAAACGAAACAAAAGATGAGGTAAAACAGATAAAGGAAAAATACGGTAAAACTCCAGTAGAGTTTTTGGACGAGTTGGGTTTCTTGAAAAGCGATGTCACAGCGGCCCATGGGGTGTGGCTGACCGATAGGGAGATTGAAATTCTCGCTAAGAAGGGAGTTACGATAGTTCACAATCCTGCAAGCAACATGAAGCTTGGCAGTGGGGTAATGCCCTTGGAGAAGCTCCTTAGAGCCGGAGTTAACATAGCACTGGGCACGGATGGAGCTGCAAGCAACAACAACTTGGACATGATAGAGGAGATGAAACTAGTTTCTCTCCTCCACAAGGTTCACAATTTAAACCCAACCCTTGCCGATGCAAGAACAGTTTTTAAGATGGCTACCCAAAACGGAGCGAAAGCCCTCAATTTGGACGCTGGAGCCATAAAGGAAGGGGCTCTTGCAGATATTGTCGTTATTGATTTTAATAAGCCTCACCTAAGGCCGATAACCAACATAATTTCCCATATAGTGTATTCCGCCAATGGGAACGATGTTGAGACAACTATAATAGATGGGGAAATAGTCATGCTCGACGGAGAAGTTTTGACCATTGATGAAGAAAAAGCTTTGGATAAGGTTCAGAAGATAGTCGATGAGCTTCGCTAA
- the radA gene encoding DNA repair and recombination protein RadA: protein MARKKKVEDEIKELEEFEELDDLEELSIEANKEATKKKEIRSLEDLPGVGPATAEKLREAGYDSLEAIAVASPLELKELAGISEGAALKIIQAAREAANIGTFMRADEYLKKRAVVGKITTGSKSLDKLLGGGIETQAISEVFGEFGSGKCFAKDTPIYYENDTVVHFESIEEMYTKYALKNGEVPFDNGFAVPVDTVAVYAFDLDSGEVKRTKASYIYREKVSNLVELKLSTGINIKVTLPHPVLVFRDGFQWIKAGEIKRGDVLVGVRKVPANSLTIDEDDAYFLGLFVAEGTANPVSITTGSEVIKDFIVEYLKSKDGYTPTVETRRGLYRILIRKSTVDRVLGNLAKSDASTKEVPDVILNGDETTLMAFLAGYVDGDGYISSSIVELSTKSKKLADGLVFLLKRLGITPTVSEKLIEGKTYYRLYITGEDRSLLEDVIKKSKIKVGGFNSGGIGRYPPQLARYLGKLYSHFKLPKREGETAYHLLTRSKEVWFTEKTLEKIEEYFKKALAELERAEKELCNTDKPKLPFSWTVLKKYGFTEGQIKNYRYRGIPKDTELRAKVISALKSEIQYLREIARHALEVISLARKLSFYEVESVSLVEYNDYVYDLVVPEVHNFVAPNGLILHNTQLAHTLAVLVQKPPEEGGLNGSVIWIDTENTFRPERIKQIAENRGMDPEEVLKNIYVARAFNSNHQMLLVEKAEEIIKQKAASDRPVKLLVVDSLTGHFRSEYVGRGTLAERQQKLAKHLADLHRLANLYDIAVFVTNQVQARPDAFFGDPTRPIGGHILAHSATVRVYLRKGKAGKRVARLIDSPHLPEGEAAFRITEKGIED, encoded by the coding sequence ATGGCGAGAAAAAAGAAAGTTGAGGATGAAATTAAAGAGCTTGAAGAGTTTGAAGAGCTTGACGATCTTGAAGAATTGTCAATTGAAGCAAATAAAGAAGCAACCAAAAAGAAGGAAATAAGAAGCTTGGAAGATCTCCCCGGAGTTGGACCTGCAACTGCTGAAAAGCTTAGGGAGGCAGGTTATGATAGTTTGGAAGCAATAGCTGTTGCATCTCCCTTGGAACTAAAGGAGCTTGCTGGAATAAGTGAAGGGGCTGCTCTAAAGATCATTCAAGCCGCGAGAGAAGCTGCCAATATCGGGACCTTTATGCGTGCCGACGAATATTTAAAAAAGAGAGCTGTTGTGGGCAAGATTACTACCGGAAGCAAGTCCTTGGATAAGCTTCTCGGCGGTGGAATTGAAACACAGGCTATTTCCGAGGTATTTGGAGAATTTGGAAGTGGAAAATGCTTTGCAAAGGACACTCCAATCTATTACGAAAATGACACAGTAGTGCATTTTGAGAGCATAGAGGAAATGTATACAAAGTATGCACTCAAAAATGGCGAAGTTCCATTTGACAATGGCTTCGCTGTTCCAGTGGATACTGTGGCCGTTTACGCCTTTGATCTTGACAGCGGAGAAGTAAAAAGGACAAAGGCAAGTTACATTTACCGGGAGAAGGTCTCAAACCTTGTGGAACTTAAGCTTTCAACTGGGATCAACATTAAAGTAACACTTCCTCACCCTGTGTTGGTATTTAGGGATGGGTTCCAGTGGATAAAGGCTGGAGAAATCAAAAGGGGAGATGTGCTTGTAGGGGTTAGGAAAGTACCAGCAAATTCTTTGACTATTGATGAGGATGATGCATACTTTTTGGGTCTATTTGTGGCTGAAGGTACAGCAAACCCCGTTTCGATAACAACAGGCTCTGAAGTTATCAAGGACTTTATCGTCGAGTACCTAAAAAGCAAAGACGGTTACACTCCAACGGTAGAAACGAGAAGGGGGCTTTATAGGATTCTTATAAGAAAGAGCACGGTAGATAGGGTACTTGGGAACTTAGCGAAGAGTGACGCAAGCACAAAAGAAGTTCCGGATGTAATTCTCAATGGAGATGAAACAACATTGATGGCATTTTTAGCCGGATATGTGGATGGTGACGGATACATATCTAGCAGTATTGTAGAGTTATCAACAAAAAGCAAAAAACTTGCAGATGGCTTAGTTTTCCTGTTAAAGCGTTTGGGAATAACCCCCACGGTTTCAGAGAAACTCATTGAAGGGAAGACGTACTACAGGCTTTATATAACTGGTGAAGACAGAAGCCTGCTTGAGGATGTGATTAAAAAGTCAAAAATTAAAGTTGGTGGATTTAATTCGGGAGGGATTGGGAGGTATCCACCACAGCTTGCACGGTACCTAGGAAAACTTTATTCACACTTCAAGTTGCCTAAACGAGAAGGTGAGACGGCATATCACCTGCTAACACGTTCAAAGGAAGTTTGGTTTACTGAAAAGACGTTAGAGAAAATAGAAGAGTACTTTAAAAAAGCCCTTGCAGAGCTTGAGCGTGCTGAAAAAGAACTTTGCAATACTGATAAACCAAAGCTACCATTTTCATGGACAGTCCTCAAAAAATATGGTTTTACAGAAGGTCAAATTAAAAATTACCGCTACCGGGGGATTCCTAAAGATACAGAATTAAGAGCTAAAGTTATATCCGCGCTAAAATCTGAAATTCAATACCTAAGAGAAATAGCAAGGCATGCACTTGAGGTGATATCCTTAGCTAGGAAGCTCTCATTCTACGAAGTTGAGAGCGTTAGCTTGGTGGAATACAATGACTACGTCTACGATCTTGTGGTTCCAGAGGTTCACAACTTTGTTGCACCAAACGGGCTGATACTCCATAATACCCAATTAGCCCATACATTGGCTGTTCTCGTCCAAAAGCCCCCAGAAGAGGGCGGCTTGAATGGGAGTGTGATTTGGATTGATACCGAGAATACATTTAGGCCAGAGAGGATAAAACAAATAGCAGAAAACAGGGGTATGGATCCAGAGGAAGTATTAAAGAACATTTACGTTGCTAGGGCATTTAACTCCAACCATCAAATGCTCCTTGTAGAAAAAGCGGAGGAAATCATCAAACAAAAGGCTGCAAGCGACAGACCGGTTAAACTTCTTGTCGTGGATTCTCTCACAGGACACTTTAGATCCGAATACGTGGGGAGGGGGACATTAGCAGAGAGGCAACAAAAGCTCGCTAAGCACTTAGCTGACCTCCATCGTTTGGCCAACCTTTACGATATAGCAGTATTCGTTACCAACCAAGTTCAAGCGAGACCTGATGCATTCTTTGGCGATCCAACAAGACCAATAGGTGGTCATATCTTGGCACACTCCGCCACTGTTAGGGTTTATTTAAGGAAAGGAAAGGCCGGAAAGAGGGTTGCAAGACTTATAGACTCTCCACATCTACCTGAAGGAGAAGCGGCGTTTAGGATCACTGAAAAAGGAATTGAGGATTAG